One genomic region from Lineus longissimus chromosome 6, tnLinLong1.2, whole genome shotgun sequence encodes:
- the LOC135489508 gene encoding uncharacterized protein LOC135489508 isoform X2, translated as MKIPLLQLTWLSMLSLNFLPTSGAKFACDTTFHHHSQKSRKACHRRGSWEYYELLCKSTRHFTKHHHGNKRSPSAKAKSSHSTRCRLPIKFRSASQTDSDLLSLLQLKGGDYVPQYMATDESQAAKQFTNLLTMSTQYADPLKKDHIFDRIRDNARTRTMLSTDFDKLEKTNWDVNVIKNSKKKYAIKPGRRRALKLEKLRNKRQTANLLNHLVTPAQAGITQSVVNGTDGSVTRIEYCQMKGSVTSDGYLHMCTTCAATTTLPEDRFPRMINEAICAHTDRDCLTVHGTAHGKCTQKVFHLNMLRKRSGVCRLSDTNGTTVVLDDWELYTQPIRVCCECLIDARSLFAPYIGT; from the exons ATGAAAATCCCTTTGCTTCAGCTGACATGGCTGTCAATGCTGTCCTTAAATTTCCTGCCAACTTCAG GTGCCAAGTTTGCCTGTGATACAACCTTCCATCACCACAGCCAAAAATCACGGAAAGCGTGCCATCGCAGAGGATCATGGGAGTATTACGAGTTGCTCTGCAAGTCCACAAGGCATTTTACCAAACATCACCATGGAAACAAACGATCACCCA GTGCCAAAGCCAAGTCCAGCCACTCTACCCGCTGCCGCCTTCCAATCAAGTTCCGCTCTGCCAGCCAGACCGATAGTGATCTCCTCAGCCTCCTGCAGCTGAAGGGAGGCGACTATGTTCCGCAGTACATGGCCACAGACGAGTCACAGGCCGCCAAACAGTTCACCAACTTGCTCACCATGTCCACGCAATATGCA GATCCACTGAAAAAAGACCATATATTCGACAGAATACGTGATAATGCCCGTACGCGGACAATGCTCTCTACAGACTTTGATAAGTTAGAAAAGACTAACTGGGACGTTAACGTGATAAAAAATAGCAAAAAGAAGTATGCAATTAAACCGGGGCGAAGAAGAGCACTGAAACTTGAAAAGTTACGAAACAAGAGACAGACAGCGAACTTGCTGAATCATCTGGTGACGCCAGCCCAAGCAGGAATTACGCAATCAGTGGTAAACGGGACAGATG GTTCAGTGACGCGGATAGAGTACTGCCAAATGAAAGGTTCTGTTACAAGTGACGGTTATCTGCACATGTGTACGACCTGTGCTGCCACCACGACCCTCCCCGAGGACAGATTCCCGAGAATGATCAATGAGGCGATCTGCGCGCATACTGACAGGGACTGTCTTACCGTTCATGGGACAG CTCATGGGAAATGTACCCAGAAAGTGTTCCACTTGAACATGCTGAGAAAGAGATCAGGGGTCTGCCGTCTTTCGGACACGAATGGAACTACTGTGGTATTGGACGACTGGGAACTTTACACACAGCCTATTCGCGTCTGTTGTGAATGTCTCATTGACGCTCGGTCACTTTTTGCACCTTACATCGGAACGTGA
- the LOC135489508 gene encoding uncharacterized protein LOC135489508 isoform X1 produces MKIPLLQLTWLSMLSLNFLPTSGAKFACDTTFHHHSQKSRKACHRRGSWEYYELLCKSTRHFTKHHHGNKRSPSAKAKSSHSTRCRLPIKFRSASQTDSDLLSLLQLKGGDYVPQYMATDESQAAKQFTNLLTMSTQYAKIPKLMTAHTHFEGAPDPVLRWHEYGDPLKKDHIFDRIRDNARTRTMLSTDFDKLEKTNWDVNVIKNSKKKYAIKPGRRRALKLEKLRNKRQTANLLNHLVTPAQAGITQSVVNGTDGSVTRIEYCQMKGSVTSDGYLHMCTTCAATTTLPEDRFPRMINEAICAHTDRDCLTVHGTAHGKCTQKVFHLNMLRKRSGVCRLSDTNGTTVVLDDWELYTQPIRVCCECLIDARSLFAPYIGT; encoded by the exons ATGAAAATCCCTTTGCTTCAGCTGACATGGCTGTCAATGCTGTCCTTAAATTTCCTGCCAACTTCAG GTGCCAAGTTTGCCTGTGATACAACCTTCCATCACCACAGCCAAAAATCACGGAAAGCGTGCCATCGCAGAGGATCATGGGAGTATTACGAGTTGCTCTGCAAGTCCACAAGGCATTTTACCAAACATCACCATGGAAACAAACGATCACCCA GTGCCAAAGCCAAGTCCAGCCACTCTACCCGCTGCCGCCTTCCAATCAAGTTCCGCTCTGCCAGCCAGACCGATAGTGATCTCCTCAGCCTCCTGCAGCTGAAGGGAGGCGACTATGTTCCGCAGTACATGGCCACAGACGAGTCACAGGCCGCCAAACAGTTCACCAACTTGCTCACCATGTCCACGCAATATGCA AAAATTCCAAAACTCATGACTGCACACACGCACTTTGAGGGTGCTCCTGACCCGGTCCTCCGGTGGCATGAATACGGG GATCCACTGAAAAAAGACCATATATTCGACAGAATACGTGATAATGCCCGTACGCGGACAATGCTCTCTACAGACTTTGATAAGTTAGAAAAGACTAACTGGGACGTTAACGTGATAAAAAATAGCAAAAAGAAGTATGCAATTAAACCGGGGCGAAGAAGAGCACTGAAACTTGAAAAGTTACGAAACAAGAGACAGACAGCGAACTTGCTGAATCATCTGGTGACGCCAGCCCAAGCAGGAATTACGCAATCAGTGGTAAACGGGACAGATG GTTCAGTGACGCGGATAGAGTACTGCCAAATGAAAGGTTCTGTTACAAGTGACGGTTATCTGCACATGTGTACGACCTGTGCTGCCACCACGACCCTCCCCGAGGACAGATTCCCGAGAATGATCAATGAGGCGATCTGCGCGCATACTGACAGGGACTGTCTTACCGTTCATGGGACAG CTCATGGGAAATGTACCCAGAAAGTGTTCCACTTGAACATGCTGAGAAAGAGATCAGGGGTCTGCCGTCTTTCGGACACGAATGGAACTACTGTGGTATTGGACGACTGGGAACTTTACACACAGCCTATTCGCGTCTGTTGTGAATGTCTCATTGACGCTCGGTCACTTTTTGCACCTTACATCGGAACGTGA
- the LOC135489508 gene encoding uncharacterized protein LOC135489508 isoform X3: MKIPLLQLTWLSMLSLNFLPTSGAKAKSSHSTRCRLPIKFRSASQTDSDLLSLLQLKGGDYVPQYMATDESQAAKQFTNLLTMSTQYAKIPKLMTAHTHFEGAPDPVLRWHEYGDPLKKDHIFDRIRDNARTRTMLSTDFDKLEKTNWDVNVIKNSKKKYAIKPGRRRALKLEKLRNKRQTANLLNHLVTPAQAGITQSVVNGTDGSVTRIEYCQMKGSVTSDGYLHMCTTCAATTTLPEDRFPRMINEAICAHTDRDCLTVHGTAHGKCTQKVFHLNMLRKRSGVCRLSDTNGTTVVLDDWELYTQPIRVCCECLIDARSLFAPYIGT, translated from the exons ATGAAAATCCCTTTGCTTCAGCTGACATGGCTGTCAATGCTGTCCTTAAATTTCCTGCCAACTTCAG GTGCCAAAGCCAAGTCCAGCCACTCTACCCGCTGCCGCCTTCCAATCAAGTTCCGCTCTGCCAGCCAGACCGATAGTGATCTCCTCAGCCTCCTGCAGCTGAAGGGAGGCGACTATGTTCCGCAGTACATGGCCACAGACGAGTCACAGGCCGCCAAACAGTTCACCAACTTGCTCACCATGTCCACGCAATATGCA AAAATTCCAAAACTCATGACTGCACACACGCACTTTGAGGGTGCTCCTGACCCGGTCCTCCGGTGGCATGAATACGGG GATCCACTGAAAAAAGACCATATATTCGACAGAATACGTGATAATGCCCGTACGCGGACAATGCTCTCTACAGACTTTGATAAGTTAGAAAAGACTAACTGGGACGTTAACGTGATAAAAAATAGCAAAAAGAAGTATGCAATTAAACCGGGGCGAAGAAGAGCACTGAAACTTGAAAAGTTACGAAACAAGAGACAGACAGCGAACTTGCTGAATCATCTGGTGACGCCAGCCCAAGCAGGAATTACGCAATCAGTGGTAAACGGGACAGATG GTTCAGTGACGCGGATAGAGTACTGCCAAATGAAAGGTTCTGTTACAAGTGACGGTTATCTGCACATGTGTACGACCTGTGCTGCCACCACGACCCTCCCCGAGGACAGATTCCCGAGAATGATCAATGAGGCGATCTGCGCGCATACTGACAGGGACTGTCTTACCGTTCATGGGACAG CTCATGGGAAATGTACCCAGAAAGTGTTCCACTTGAACATGCTGAGAAAGAGATCAGGGGTCTGCCGTCTTTCGGACACGAATGGAACTACTGTGGTATTGGACGACTGGGAACTTTACACACAGCCTATTCGCGTCTGTTGTGAATGTCTCATTGACGCTCGGTCACTTTTTGCACCTTACATCGGAACGTGA